In Pseudomonas lalkuanensis, the following are encoded in one genomic region:
- a CDS encoding cobyrinate a,c-diamide synthase, protein MSRSCPALLIAAPASGQGKTTVTAALARLHARQGRRVRVFKCGPDFLDPMILARASGAPVYQLDLWMVGEAESRRLLWEAAGEADLILIEGVMGLFDGSPSAADLARHFGVPVLGVINGAAMAQTFGALAVGLATYQPDLPFAGVLGNRVGSQRHSDLIRDSLPDWIRWYGALPRSADVELPSRHLGLVQAEELADLDARLDAAADALAASAEVALPPAVNFAAPEVQAVGEELAGVRIGVARDTSFAFLYQGNLDLLQRLGAELVYFSPLADEHLPEVDSLYLPGGYPELHLRQLEGNRAMAEAIRAHHGAGKPMLAECGGMLYLLDALTDAGGERAELLGLLPGRATMQKRLAALALQEAPLPEGNLRGHTFHHSLLDSSLEPLVRGLCPNDKPVAEAVFRSGRLTASYIHFYLPSNPRAAVELFRP, encoded by the coding sequence ATGTCGCGCTCCTGCCCCGCCCTGCTGATCGCCGCACCCGCCTCCGGCCAGGGCAAGACCACCGTCACTGCCGCACTGGCCCGCCTGCATGCCCGCCAGGGCAGGCGCGTGCGGGTGTTCAAGTGCGGGCCGGACTTCCTCGACCCGATGATCCTTGCCCGAGCATCCGGGGCTCCGGTCTACCAGCTGGACCTGTGGATGGTGGGCGAGGCGGAAAGCCGCCGCCTGCTCTGGGAAGCGGCGGGGGAGGCCGACCTGATCCTGATCGAGGGCGTGATGGGGCTGTTCGACGGCTCGCCCTCGGCCGCTGACCTGGCGCGCCATTTTGGCGTGCCGGTACTCGGCGTGATCAATGGCGCCGCCATGGCTCAGACCTTTGGCGCCCTGGCCGTGGGCCTGGCCACTTACCAGCCGGACCTGCCCTTTGCCGGCGTGCTCGGCAATCGTGTCGGCAGCCAGCGTCACAGCGACCTGATCCGCGACAGCCTGCCGGACTGGATTCGCTGGTACGGCGCCCTGCCGCGCAGCGCGGATGTGGAGCTGCCCAGCCGTCACCTGGGGCTGGTGCAGGCCGAAGAACTGGCGGACCTGGACGCGCGCCTGGACGCCGCCGCCGATGCCCTGGCCGCCAGCGCCGAAGTGGCCTTGCCGCCGGCGGTGAATTTCGCCGCGCCCGAGGTCCAGGCGGTCGGCGAAGAGCTGGCCGGCGTGCGCATCGGCGTCGCGCGGGACACCTCCTTTGCCTTCCTCTATCAGGGCAACCTCGACCTGCTGCAGCGCCTGGGCGCCGAACTGGTGTACTTCTCGCCGCTGGCCGATGAGCACCTGCCCGAGGTGGACAGCCTCTATCTGCCCGGCGGATACCCCGAACTGCATCTGCGCCAGCTGGAAGGCAACCGCGCCATGGCCGAGGCCATCCGCGCGCACCACGGGGCGGGCAAGCCGATGCTCGCCGAGTGCGGTGGCATGCTCTACCTGCTCGACGCCCTGACCGACGCGGGCGGAGAGCGCGCCGAACTGCTTGGCCTGTTGCCCGGCCGCGCCACCATGCAGAAGCGCCTGGCGGCCCTGGCCCTGCAGGAAGCACCGCTGCCGGAAGGCAATCTGCGCGGTCACACCTTCCACCATTCGTTGCTGGATTCGTCGCTGGAGCCCCTGGTTCGCGGCCTCTGCCCTAACGACAAACCGGTGGCCGAGGCGGTGTTCCGCAGCGGCCGTCTTACCGCCTCCTACATTCACTTCTACCTGCCGTCCAATCCCCGGGCGGCTGTGGAGCTGTTCCGACCATGA
- the cobO gene encoding cob(I)yrinic acid a,c-diamide adenosyltransferase: MTESADRDARHKARMQRKKAVIDEKIAQAQDEYGLLLVHTGNGKGKSSSAFGMVARALGHGLKVGVVQFIKGGMSTGEENFFRRFPEEVSYHVMGEGYTWDTQDRQRDIEKARAAWAVARGLLDDPQIGLVVLDELNIALKHGYLELDEVLRDIESRPEHQHVVATGRGAPQGLIDAADTVTEMTLVKHAFKSGVKAQKGVEF, from the coding sequence ATGACCGAATCCGCCGACCGCGACGCCCGCCACAAGGCCCGCATGCAACGCAAGAAGGCCGTGATCGACGAGAAGATCGCCCAGGCCCAGGATGAGTACGGCCTGCTGCTGGTGCACACCGGCAACGGCAAGGGCAAGAGCAGCTCGGCCTTCGGCATGGTCGCCCGCGCCCTCGGCCACGGCCTCAAGGTCGGCGTGGTGCAGTTCATCAAGGGCGGCATGTCCACCGGCGAAGAGAATTTCTTTCGCCGCTTCCCTGAGGAAGTCAGCTACCACGTGATGGGCGAGGGCTACACCTGGGATACCCAGGACCGCCAGCGCGACATCGAAAAGGCGCGGGCGGCCTGGGCCGTCGCCCGCGGCCTGCTGGACGACCCGCAGATCGGCCTGGTGGTGCTGGACGAGCTGAACATCGCCCTCAAGCACGGCTACCTGGAACTGGACGAGGTGCTGCGCGACATCGAATCCCGCCCCGAGCACCAGCACGTGGTCGCCACCGGCCGTGGCGCGCCCCAGGGGCTGATCGACGCCGCCGACACCGTCACCGAAATGACCCTGGTCAAGCACGCCTTCAAGTCCGGCGTGAAAGCCCAGAAGGGCGTGGAGTTCTGA
- the btuB gene encoding TonB-dependent vitamin B12 receptor, translating into MRKPFFRPAALALLGGTSISPFLAAAPLTLDEQVVTATRSERPVRASLAASTVIDREEIERSQARSVPELLRRVPGVTLSNNGGPGKQTSVSIRGTESDHVLVLIDGVKVGSVSNGLTAFQDLPVELIDRIEVVRGPRSSLYGSEAIGGVIQIFTRKGGQDGAKPWFSAGYGTHDSYDGSAGVSGGDGRVWYSLGVSSQDTDGIDALSARSSYHEPDADGYRNLSGNLRAGYRFDNGLELDGTLMRAKAHNDYDLVSPYSVGGGWNANADNEQRLIGGRARFSPLEPWDVTLQAGRSEDLSREETGGLFSSQFDSQRNSASWLNDLTLAEGHVLTLGYDWQQDEVSGSTAFAEDSRLNKGWFAQYLGEHGRQDWQLSLRRDDNEQFGTHDTGNAAWGYALTDAVRFALSYGTAFKAPSFNELYFPDYGNPNLDAETSGTFEVGLAGEHDWGRWSANAFRTNVDDMIVHDANSGLGPFGSPNNIGKARIDGIELVLGSHWLGWDWQANATLLDTENRAHDANHGNELPRRAREVFNLDLDRRIGRFGLGATLHAEGRRFDDVENDDRLAGYATVDLRGEYWLTEAWRLQAKVTNLLDADYETALDFNQPGQAVFFTVRYQAL; encoded by the coding sequence ATTCGCAAGCCTTTCTTCAGGCCGGCGGCGCTTGCGCTGCTCGGCGGTACGTCCATTTCCCCCTTCCTGGCCGCCGCGCCCCTGACGCTGGACGAACAGGTGGTCACTGCGACCCGTAGCGAACGGCCGGTGCGCGCGAGCCTGGCCGCCAGCACCGTGATCGACCGCGAAGAGATCGAACGCAGCCAGGCCCGTTCGGTGCCCGAGCTTCTGCGCAGGGTGCCGGGCGTGACCCTCAGTAACAACGGCGGGCCGGGCAAGCAGACTTCGGTATCCATTCGTGGCACCGAGTCGGATCACGTACTGGTGCTGATAGACGGCGTCAAGGTGGGCTCGGTCAGCAATGGCCTGACCGCTTTCCAGGACTTGCCGGTGGAGCTGATCGACCGCATCGAAGTGGTTCGTGGCCCGCGTTCCAGTCTCTATGGCTCCGAAGCCATCGGCGGCGTGATCCAGATCTTCACCCGCAAGGGCGGACAGGATGGGGCCAAACCCTGGTTCTCGGCAGGATACGGCACCCACGACAGCTATGACGGCAGCGCTGGCGTTTCCGGCGGCGATGGCCGGGTCTGGTATAGCCTCGGCGTCAGTAGCCAGGACACCGACGGCATCGACGCACTCAGTGCGCGCAGCAGCTATCACGAGCCCGATGCCGACGGTTATCGCAACCTGTCCGGCAACCTGCGCGCCGGCTACCGCTTCGACAATGGCCTGGAACTCGACGGCACCCTGATGCGCGCCAAGGCCCACAACGATTACGACCTGGTCAGCCCCTACAGCGTGGGGGGCGGGTGGAACGCCAACGCCGACAACGAGCAGCGGCTCATCGGCGGTCGCGCACGCTTCAGTCCGCTGGAGCCCTGGGACGTGACCCTGCAGGCGGGCCGCAGCGAAGACCTCTCCCGAGAGGAAACCGGCGGCCTCTTCTCGTCGCAATTCGATTCCCAGCGCAACTCGGCATCCTGGCTGAACGACCTGACCCTGGCCGAAGGCCATGTGCTGACCCTGGGTTACGACTGGCAGCAGGACGAAGTCAGCGGTTCCACGGCATTCGCCGAGGACTCGCGGCTGAACAAGGGCTGGTTCGCCCAGTACCTGGGCGAGCACGGGCGCCAGGACTGGCAGCTCAGCCTGCGCCGCGACGACAACGAACAATTCGGCACCCACGACACCGGCAACGCCGCCTGGGGCTACGCCCTGACCGACGCGGTGCGCTTCGCCCTGAGCTACGGCACCGCCTTCAAGGCACCGAGCTTCAACGAGCTGTACTTCCCCGACTACGGCAACCCGAACCTGGACGCGGAAACCTCCGGGACCTTCGAGGTCGGCCTGGCCGGTGAGCACGACTGGGGGCGCTGGTCCGCCAACGCCTTCCGCACCAATGTCGATGACATGATCGTGCATGACGCGAACTCCGGGCTGGGGCCGTTCGGCAGCCCCAACAACATCGGCAAGGCACGCATCGACGGCATCGAACTGGTGCTCGGCAGCCATTGGCTGGGGTGGGACTGGCAGGCCAACGCGACCCTTCTCGACACCGAGAACCGCGCCCACGACGCCAATCATGGCAATGAACTGCCGCGCCGCGCCCGCGAGGTCTTCAACCTGGACCTCGATCGCCGCATCGGGCGCTTCGGCCTCGGCGCGACCCTGCATGCCGAAGGGCGGCGCTTCGACGACGTGGAAAACGACGACCGCCTGGCCGGCTATGCCACCGTCGACCTGCGTGGCGAATACTGGCTGACCGAGGCATGGCGCCTGCAGGCCAAGGTCACCAACCTGCTCGACGCCGACTACGAAACCGCGCTGGACTTCAACCAGCCGGGACAGGCAGTGTTTTTCACCGTCCGTTACCAAGCTCTGTGA
- a CDS encoding SIR2 family NAD-dependent protein deacylase: protein MTRIPDDLVSRLCNACHLVIFTGAGVSAESGIPTFRDAQTGLWAKYRPEELASPEGFRADPQTVWDWYAWRRERCLAVQPNPAHLAIAELERRLPKVTLITQNVDGLHQRAGSGAPLELHGNIHRLKCFKCRRDGGDWPEDVRSIPRCECGGLLRPAVVWFGESLPESALEVAAEASQDADLFLSIGTSSLVYPAAELPFLAKRHGAHLVEINPQPTPLSARADLCLQGAAGEVMAALIASLAAC, encoded by the coding sequence ATGACGCGCATCCCCGACGACCTTGTCTCGCGCCTGTGCAATGCCTGCCATCTGGTGATCTTCACCGGCGCTGGCGTTTCCGCCGAGAGCGGAATCCCGACCTTTCGCGACGCCCAGACCGGCCTCTGGGCGAAATACCGCCCCGAGGAACTGGCCAGCCCCGAGGGCTTCCGGGCCGATCCGCAGACGGTCTGGGACTGGTACGCCTGGCGCCGTGAGCGCTGCCTGGCGGTGCAACCCAACCCGGCGCACCTGGCCATTGCGGAACTGGAGCGGCGGCTGCCGAAGGTCACCCTGATCACCCAGAACGTCGACGGCCTCCACCAGCGCGCCGGTAGCGGCGCGCCTCTGGAACTGCACGGCAATATCCATCGCCTGAAATGCTTCAAGTGCCGGCGCGATGGCGGCGACTGGCCGGAGGATGTGCGCAGCATCCCGCGCTGCGAATGCGGCGGCCTGTTGCGCCCGGCCGTGGTCTGGTTCGGCGAGAGCCTGCCTGAATCCGCGCTGGAGGTGGCTGCCGAGGCCAGCCAGGACGCGGACCTGTTCCTCAGCATCGGCACCTCCAGCCTGGTCTACCCGGCGGCCGAACTGCCATTCCTGGCCAAACGTCATGGCGCCCATCTGGTGGAAATCAACCCGCAGCCCACGCCCCTCAGCGCGCGTGCCGACCTTTGCCTGCAAGGCGCGGCGGGGGAGGTGATGGCGGCCCTGATTGCCAGCCTTGCTGCCTGTTGA
- a CDS encoding O-methyltransferase: MTNRTLNLDDALYGYLLEVSLRESPLLERLRAETAALPMARWQIAPEQGQFMAMLVKLTGARRILEVGTFTGYSALCMAAELPGDGQMICCDLPGDYNAIACRYWQEAGMAGRIELRLAPALDTLAGLQDGRFDLIFIDADKANYPVYLEEALRLARTGGLILFDNVLWSGRVLEEQPDDPDTRAIQALNLALKNDQRVDLSMLPVGDGLTLCRKR; encoded by the coding sequence ATGACCAACCGCACGCTGAACCTGGACGACGCCCTCTACGGCTATCTCCTCGAGGTTTCGCTGCGGGAGTCGCCCCTCCTCGAACGTCTGCGCGCTGAAACCGCGGCACTGCCCATGGCCCGCTGGCAGATCGCGCCGGAGCAGGGCCAGTTCATGGCCATGCTGGTCAAGCTCACCGGCGCCCGGCGCATCCTCGAGGTGGGTACCTTCACCGGCTACAGTGCCCTGTGCATGGCCGCCGAACTGCCTGGCGATGGCCAGATGATCTGCTGTGACCTGCCCGGCGACTACAACGCCATCGCCTGCCGGTACTGGCAGGAGGCCGGCATGGCCGGACGCATCGAGCTGCGTCTCGCGCCAGCGCTGGACACTCTCGCTGGTTTGCAAGACGGCCGTTTCGACCTGATCTTCATCGACGCCGACAAGGCCAATTACCCGGTCTATCTGGAAGAAGCCCTGCGCTTGGCGCGCACGGGCGGCCTGATCCTGTTCGACAACGTGCTCTGGAGCGGTCGGGTCCTGGAAGAACAGCCGGATGACCCCGACACCCGCGCCATCCAGGCGCTCAATCTGGCCTTGAAGAACGATCAGCGTGTCGACCTCTCGATGCTGCCGGTAGGCGACGGCCTGACCCTCTGCCGCAAGCGCTGA